The following proteins are encoded in a genomic region of Salvelinus namaycush isolate Seneca chromosome 12, SaNama_1.0, whole genome shotgun sequence:
- the LOC120056457 gene encoding ELMO domain-containing protein 1-like yields the protein MKHFLRVVTQFFVFLYCKCLWRGLKFVIRKVTGRCELQRICHNNKPGARRTLKIESSLMYSKNELCQSALSAHPDRVEKTIDDIMTLKKVNPDTNPQLGISLQASLFQIVGYRSLVAEVEKLRREPYDCENPDHEEMLMKLWKTLRPDSTLTGRISKQWCEIGFQGNDPKTDFRGMGLLGLHNLLYFAEHDKATALQVLHDSLQPKHSKMSKAEWEQKNFDKAIGYSFAIVGINITDLAYSLLVSGALKTHLYNVAPEMPSLSHFQQTFCYLMQEFHRFWIEEDPCDIMEFNRVRSKFHRRVLRQLKNPDMALCPHFAASDLHLVNL from the exons GGTGGTGACACAGTTCTTTGTGTTCCTGTACTGTAAATGTCTGTGGCGAGGCCTGAAGTTTGTGATCAGGAAGGTCACGGGGAGGTGCGAACTGCAACGGATCTGCCACAACAACAAGCCAGGGGCCCGAAGGACCCTTAAGATCG AGTCTTCCCTCATGTACTCAAAGAATGAG CTGTGCCAGTCTGCCCTCAGTGCTCACCCAGACCGAGTGGAGAAGACCATCGATGACATCATGACCCTGAAGAAGGTCAACCCTGACACTAACCCACA GCTAGGCATCTCCCTCCAGGCCAGTCTGTTCCAGATCGTCGGCTACCGTAGCCTGGTGGCGGAGGTGGAGAAGCTACGCAGGGAGCCGTACGACTGTGAGAACCCCGACCATGAGGAGATGTTGATGAAG CTGTGGAAGACACTGCGTCCTGATTCGACACTCACCGGGCGGATCTCCAAGCAGTGGTGTGAGATCGGTTTCCAAGGCAATGACCCCAAGACTGACTTCAGGGGCATGGGTCTACTGGGCCTACACAATCTTCt ATATTTTGCTGAGCATGACAAGGCCACCGCTCTCCAGGTGCTTCATGACTCCCTGCAGCCCAAACACAG CAAAATGAGCAAAGCAGAATGGGAACAGAAGAACTTTGATAAAGCAATTGG ATACTCCTTTGCCATCGTGGGCATCAACATCACGGATCTGGCCTACTCTCTGCTGGTGAGCGGAGCCCTGAAGACCCACCTGTACAACGTAGCCCCGGAGATGCCCAGCCTCAGCCACTTCCAGCAGACCTTCT GTTACCTAATGCAGGAGTTCCATCGGTTCTGGATCGAGGAGGACCCCTGTGACATCATGGAGTTCAACCGTGTGCGTTCCAAGTTCCACCGGCGGGTGCTGCGGCAGCTCAAGAACCCCGACATGGCGCTGTGCCCCCACTTCGCCGCCTCCGACCTCCACCTGGTCAACCTGTAA